The sequence aaccaacatattaactttataataaaaaatatattaacaacatCCACATTTttctgcattaaaaaaaaaaaaaatcaccctgGGAATCAAACTTGTCTACATGTACTGCTTTTGAGGATCGGGAAACTAGGGTTTTTGCCGCTCTGGACCACCATATTTTTTGAAGGGTAGAATTgtcaaatcaaaaaagaaaagggtgcCGATCACTTATCTGTCAGAAACGATATATAAGGCGGCCGGGGCGTTCCCCAATCCCGAAAGCTAAACTGATTGATAAGTATGGCCATTAGAATGGAATCCAGGGACGTCAGGCTACAGGGAGTAACGGAAAAAGAGATTCGGTCACCATGGCAACGGAAAGCACGCCCGCGTACTGGTTAGTTAGTAATTAGTTAACTAGCACTTActgtaatttcttcttcttcttcagctagatttgtttattttaatatggatTTATAGGTGGTTGTGTTGCACTCCGTTCCCATTCTTTCGAGGAGAGTTTTGATAAAAGGATAGAGGAGAATTTCTACTTGGATCTTCCCACCAAATTATCGGCTCTTAAAGCTTCTCAATCTGTTGTCAGTCTCGTGTCTCGCGCTCGCAGAGGTATGCTAGGCgtgtatgcatgcatgcatgctttCATGTATGTATGTGTGGCCAAATAATAACTTGACTGATCTTGTGTAGGcgtgaaaaatatattagtatttCCTTGCTCGGGAACCATCATAGGATCCAAGCTTGAAGAAAATGGTTCATTCACCTATACCATCCTCACTTCTGCCAATCTCCTCATTACCCGCGCTGCTTCAACTTCGGAGGATCATCCTCCTCTGGCTCCTGAACCTGGTATCAAGGTGCTGctgattttcttttatctctgagttcttttatttttttttattaaaacaaatttgttCGATCAATCTTCTTCATTGGCTTGATCTTTTGCATGCAGGTTTATGTGTATTTATCAAGTGGTGATTCATTTGAGGGTGaaatttttggttttaattttcattacaaCATTGCCATCATCAAATTCAAGTCCAGCTCACGCTTCCCGACTGCAATTCTGAAGCACATAGATGGTTCCATTCCTCTAACTACCAAAGCTGAGCTACAGAACACGTCATTTGGACTCCGTCCTCACGCCGAACCTTCAGATTTATTCAACCTTTGTCCTGGAGAGAAGGTAATAGCACTTGGCCGCCATTACTTATCCCACAGTCTCATGGTTGCACCAGGTGCTTTCAGGtattgtctctctttttttaatgccAAAAAGGGACTTTCTCTATGATCTTAAACTCATTGTAACATTGTAGTCTCCTGGTGCTTTAAATACTCGTGCTCATTTTATGAAAATGCTTTCTCAATTTTGTTAGTTACTTACACTTGGTTTTTGTGTCTTTCCTTCATTCCGATGTGAAGACGTGGTGTGCGCAGACCAGGTGTGTTCAGACCACGTTTTTCCGGACCTGGTTTCCGTGATGGTGATTGCGTAGAGCTTCTCACAGCAAGTTGCAGGATTACTGTAGTAATGACattactctctctctcacttCTCACAGCTAGCCTTTGTGTGTATATTAGTGGTCTGTTTCATTTTAAAGTTTACATACAACTTTCTCCTGGTGGCTTTCATGATCTGTTAGTTTCTCTCGAGTATACACCAACCCCAGATGACATGCTTCTTCCTTGTATGCATGCTGTTCTGACCAGTTTTCGCCCTACCATTTGAAAAGGCAGAGCTAAATTCTGCTGTCTTTACCGAAGtcattatttcaatattaaaggaGGGCAAATCTTAGGTGATAGAGTCAATGGCATAAATTGAGTGTGCAGGAAATCAATACCTAGTTAGGTTGAGAATGAAAAAATGTCTAGTAAATGTTTGCTGCACAATGGCCAAATTTTAGCTCTCAGATATTTAAGactatttttttgtcatttgaatttcaaatattCCCTTAGCAGTATATAAACATGCATTTGCGCAGTCGATGGCTGCTGGTTAAATTCTAACATTTCACCTTTCCCTCTTACCTTTATCTATATAAGAACGATATTCATTGTCTGACCTATGAATCGAAAAATTATCAAGAGTAGGTTTCAGTGCAGGCTCATAACAGTACAGCAATGTGGTGGACACCATGCTTAGATTTTAAGTGTCATAGATTCTCGATTggtttaaaattgtgttttgcttCTCCCTGATCATTTTTCTGTTTGGAAATCCAGATCATAGTACTAATACACATGCACACACCTTTTcacttccttcttcttttcgtTCTAGCTCTTTGGTGGTATATTCTTTAATACTCATTCAGAATGAGCcttatgttttaatttcatgacaTCAATGTCATTTTACCACGCGACATCCCATGTATCTGTCTGATATGTAAGGAGAGGCAATATTAAAAGGCAACCAAGAAGATTTCTTATTAAAGGGATTTAGGaaacaatttgaaaacaaataaaacaacgaTATCATAGCTGGATAATCACGAATTACTGCCaagtgaaacatttttttttattatttatttagccaTCTATTCTGGCCACTAGATGCCACTAGCAtgcggatttatttatttaacaaatgTGGCTTCAAGCAAGAATATCTGAAATATGGTGTTTTTGTATATTTCCAAACAGGGTGGTACTGGGGGACCCCTTATCAATTGTAATGGTGAAGTCATTGGAATCAATTTCGATGAGCATTCTTATACTTCTTTTCTGCCAATCAATATTGCTTCTAGGTGCTTGGAATGCTTGGAGAAAAATGGGTatgtacatttatttttttctcaaaatgaaAAGCAGCAAAAGTATGCTTTTgtggtttctaattttttaaaaacaaaggtTGTACCATGTTTTTAACGTctctaattaaaaagaagataaaactaCATATCTACTttcaaattatcattttatctcAACCacttaattttattctcttatGTTTAACTGTATATAAGATTTTTTaccattgatatatatattccaaCTTCTCCCTCTTATTTGTCATTGTCGCTCTATTTTATTAGGAGAGCTCCTCAACCTTGGTTTGGGGTTAAAGTGACTAGTTGTAATGCAATAAGTGcaaatatgtttgaaaaaataattcagaaGTTTGGCCACATCACCGAAGGTGTTCTTGTTGAAGaggtatgtttttttatttgcttttcgtTTCAGTTGTTCCGCATGCCTTCTTGGTTTTCATGGTGTTGTCTCCTTCCTGGATTTGGATAATGTGTGCTGTTGTTAGATAAAGAAATTTTGTAAATCAAAAAACTTATATGTTAATTCTCATTAAGCTCTTATAGGTTAGCTCCTCATCCcctaaagaaaaagagaaattttaTCAATGCAGTcttctttgatgattttttttttttttatcataatcaaAATCTTAAAGTTATGATGCCAGgcaaaatcttttaatttaacccgTAAAGGGCTTAAATTTGGGCATTCAGTGAATCATCATGGTCAAATGTTGTTTCTAGTTTATTAACAAGTTCactaattttgttatttcttgTCATCATTTAAATAATCCACAGGTTATACCAGAATCTCCTGCTTGTTCTTCTGGCGTGCTTCCTAATGACATCATCATTCGATGTGGTAAACAGGCTGTTGTATCTTCCTCCGAGGTACGCCACCTTATTGTTTTCATTGCTAGGGGAGTTTCACTTGCATCCTTTGAAAACTAGGtctctttaaaaagaaaagattgaagaaTGCTTCAATGTATGTAGATTCcccttttgaaattgaaaaaattgtctttttatATGGATGATTTGCTTTGTTAGCATGGTCCCTCTTATTTATTCAGCTTACCCTTATCTGTTCTTGTTGTGTATGGTGAACACTCGGTCATAAGCAATAACTTCAGTACCatatgattaatttattataccgttgctttgtttttgttgttgctgtaACCTTTGTGGTTTTAATGTCAGTTCTATGGAACTTTGCTGGACAATACTGGAGAATCCATGGAGGTAATTGTGATGAGGCCATGTCTTGGTAGAGATTTGAGTCTAACCATAAAGGTTATCGATGAAACAAACCCGAAGAAATATTACAGGTAAAATCTAGCTACAAGTAGCTAGACAATTATACAAACTAGCTCTAGCTTACATATGGCTTTAAAAGAAGAATCGTGTCTCATGTCAATGCTTAGGTAGGatccttttttctctttgaattttggaaaatttaataatgatggataagtttcttgaatttcttgtttattGTCCATCAATGAGATCTTGGTGTGAATCTTCCTTACCTTGGGAGGTTGTTTCTAATTCTTCGCTTCTATTACTTGTGCGTTTGTATTATAATCTGTTAACGTGGTGGTCATTTCAGATGGCCGGTTCCAGAACACACATTTTGAGGAGGCGTGCATGGTGCCCCTGGCTATGGTTGAACATGATGTGTACCTGCTCAAtaacttattttgtttatgttctGATTGTGCAATGTAcacagttaaaaataaataaataaataaaaagatatgatTAGCTATCCAATGAAGGATGGTTAATGagatcaataaatttatattgatattttcttgaaggaaTTACTCTTAGGTATAAATATGTGATATTGTTTGGAAATTGAGAATGAAATGGAAAATATTAGTTTCTTATAAAAGAGTAGTATATGAGGTGATCGCGCTCTGTTATAGGTTGTTGATCATTTGTTCTAAAATTTGGTTAGTTATGATTGATCAAGTAAAAATTTAAGAGTGCAAACTAATAACCAAATATAGgagcacattaaaaaataaaatagtatagCCATTATTATCGGTAAATGACAttccaaaaaacaaatgataaaggCTGCTGAAACGAAcctttccaaaaaacaaaaagaacagaaaagataatGTTGGTATTCTACagttaaaaacatgtttggtattgttgtagcttttgtggttatggtttgaaaaaaattattttataaaagcaaTTTTAGTTAAGGTTGGTTTGGTAAagtatatgtttggttaaaactgtgattaaaattaagattgaataaaaaaattatttaatgtgtttggttaagaatgcttttcaaattgaggttatatatatatattgatggtttttaatataaatattatagatttaactactactattacatcttgaaataaataatactttatataaaatatttttttattgttccattaaactatatgtAATTCCATCACGTACGAAATTCATctgacaagaactacagttttcatggtTTCCTAAGCATGCAACAAcattaggtaaaatatcatcgGAACAAAATTTggattgcaatcaaattctgcaaatactaCATCATCATACGATCtctttttaatgtaattatatagtgTCATTGATTAATGTTAaacactggttttttttttttttaataaaacacaatatctgagaaattatttttgaattttttttttttttactgggtgAAACCAGTCCAATGCATTTAGGTTTGGGTTAGACTCGGTCCGGCCATGAACAATGGAGACACTCTCCACTGTTCTCAGAACAGTGGAGAGTGTCTCCAGACGAAGGAGAATGAGAAGGagaaggggaagaggaagagcaACGTCGCAGTGATGGCTGAGGGATGGTGGAAACGACGGAGGCTGGTCACTCTCCACTATTCACATGCAACTTGAAAAGTGTAGAGTGTCTCCAAACAAAGGAGAAAGAGAATGGGAAGGGGAAGAGCAGTGCAAAGGTGATGGACCGAGGGACGGTAGAAATGGCGTAAGTCTGTGGCGAAAGGGAGCTGTTATGCACTGATAGATGGTGGTActtctttcctttatttttgctcttctccttttcttttttctgggtGTGCCTCTGTCCACAGTTTGCAACACAActtgaatttgctttttattaacttGCAGTTTAAACGTAAATAGTAATGGTCTCACAAATAGAAAAGTGTTTTATGTATAACCAaacgatttgtttttttttttttgtctacttCAAATACAGTAgtaaccacaaaaacaaacactctcaAAGCCTTCGTTGTTTACATATATAGGCCAAGCAAAAAGTTACAGATCactaacataaaatttaaatataggATGATATTTGttctaattctttttgtttttttctaaattaagaaccgtgacaaaaaaatatttttctttgttaaaaaaatatattaataaaaaagaactatactatattttttttcccaatagagtccaaatttaattttataaataaaaataattttattattatataattttaaaaaaaaatctaaatagcCCATAATATaagattatataatataatatgcatATTTATTTCAGTTTAAAAATTTACTATTGAGTTAGTATTAacatatttattatcaattattaataaatataattttaaattttattgaaccaacatattaactttataataaaaaaatattaacaacatCCATATTTttctgcattaaaaaaaaaatcatcctgaGAATCAAACTTATTCATATGTACTTTTTTGAGGATCGGGAAAGTATCACACCACAAATGATGGTGTGATACTTTCCACGTTTATATTTTGCTTGGTATATCTATCCCTCAGTAATTGTCatatttgggtttgttgttttcttgcttcctgtaatataatttaaaaggtGAGGGTGTTCATGTCATATCTTTGTatgttttctgattttttttagtaaccGTAGTTGTTTGGACTAGCTTACACGCACCCCGAGTAATCCCCTAAGACTCTGAAGTTAACAACTAGGTAATCTTCTAGTAGCCCTTAGATTTATTATACTcgaattgatgatttttaaaaagtaaacttAGGACTTAACCATTTAAGTTATACTTCTCGAGGTTATCTTTTATGATGAATTAGTAGACCTGTAGTAAATTTTGTTAAAGCAACATCATTAAgaaattttatgaataaaaaaacttatctgTAATTCTCATTAAGCTCTTACAGGTTAGCTCCTCATCcttgaagaaaaagagaaatttttCAATGCAGTCTTCTTTAATGAGTCATTTGATCGTGATCAAAATCCTAAAGTTTTGATGCCAAGCAAAATTGAAGTTTAAGTTGTATAAATTTTATCTGCACATTAAGTAATATGCTAGTTTTCAATTAAGCTGGTTTGGAAAATATTAGGAAAAGCCTCTACTTTCTCGGCTACCACAATATAGTCTAGCTATCATTGTCATAGCAAATTCACTTGTTTCTGTTTGGCCGAGAACTTACAAAGTAGGCAACCTGCACTCgcaaacaagtttaatatttacATCATGTTTTCTAATCAGTTTAAGAAGTAACCATCTATGATCTACTTCAATAATCTTCACAATAACAAAACATCACCAAATTTAAGGTGTTTTCTGGTTGTTTATAgtgaaaacataacaaaacatcCATCTTCTCCTAGACATGCAGTCACAAAACACCCCAAATCCTCGGAATGCCACacttaaataatgaaaaatgtaCTTTGCTTTTTTGCTTGAGATGTGTCGAAAACAATAAACACGTATTTTAGCAAGTAAACCAGATAGTTTCTCCTTCTAAAGTTATAAACATCTGATGGAGCAGCGCCCCACCCTGTGATACTTGTAGAGAAACAATTCGACACATTAAGTATCGAGCCATGTGGTAGTTCTTTGCGCTGCTAAGTCAATTGATCTTCATATAACTGCAACATACTCTTTATCTGCGAGAACTGGCCAACTGAAAGCACCAAATTGGACGAGATGATAATGAAGCACAAATGAAATACAAAAGGCTCACAAAACCCAAAACATCAAGGAATAAACATCTGAGAGAAACTTGTAGAAAGCTCATACAAATATGCAATCATTCAGTGAGTTAATATTgacctaattatattttttaaaatgaacaagcagaaaatcaattgttttggaatatatatatatatatatatatatatatatatatatatatatatatatatatatatatatatatatatatatatatagagcagGGAGAAGACTACCCAAAAACATCATGACACCTGAGATAAACCAATTAATGAACTCTCTATTTTAGTGCCACCTTGTATTTCTATACGAAAACCAACATGCAATCAAATGAAAAAGGACTTGCCAGTTATAGCTAGCAGGTTTTAACTCATCAGCAACCATAATTAGCTTCACAGGCTTGCTGGAACTTGGTCTCATCACAACCATTTCCACGGATTGGCTAACCCTATTCCACACCATTCTACAAAACTGAAATCACGATGTAAAGATCAAATCAATAGATAGAATTCTAAAAATCACTTGCAAAGAATAGTAACTATAAAAGAAACAGATAAGCTAGTGACAATCTCTAAGAAGCCGTGGAAATTATTATGTAGTGCTCCACCCCTTGTATAGATTTCTCCAACTATTTAATGGCACTTAAGTATTAAGGCACCATAGGAAACCAAAACCTTTTAACCACTTGGATTAAAGTTTCGTTGCACTCATCAGGCATCCCGATAGATGACAAGGGCACTTTGCCCTTTGATAAAGAACAGATCCAAAGAATTACACACTCAAGTgtcttttattgttatattaCTATTCTTTCATTAAATATGGTATATATCTAATAGTATTTGTGGGATTTATTCAATATATCAACTTCTTCGAAAAAAGTAATTGTGGTATTTGAGTTATGAATAAATATATTGTGGAGGTTTGAAtattgttaaagtttatgtaaAAGGATTATTTAAGAATACTTTCCAGagtgtttgataaaataagtgtaattgtttgaaaatgagtgtgtgtgtgtgttgtttgATCTAAAATGTTGGCAAACATAGGGATTAAAGAGTATTTGGCCAGACTGTTAGGAGTATGTTGTGGGAATTAAGAAACACATGGGGCTGTTATGTAGCCTTGTAAGGATGTAAAATGGGTTGTGTAAATATGGGCTGTGATGACAGCCCACGTCCATAAAAATATGGGGCTGTTAGCCCACATGCATGTAAATGTGGGTTTCTTACGAAAATACCTACATGACgataataaaatcctaaatgaAATCACATAAATAAATGCAATTAAATACCTCTAAGGAACATCTAACACCTTCTCCATAACATTCCACTATAATGTCTTTGGAGACTATTCCAGCATGTGCTGCAGGAGACCCTTTCATTACCTAacataaaaagcaaagaaaggTTGATAAAACAAGCAATCACAAACTCAAGCATGTATCTATCATTCAAAACCAGTTACCACGTACTACACATCACCTAAAACTGCAATCGTTGctcattgataataattaaatacagtTATGATGAGCTAAGGCCACAAGCAAGGTGTGCTTAAGACACTTACCAACAAGCTAGTTTaagatttattgtgtttttgtttaGAAGTTGTTGCAGAAATATTTCTCAAAACAGCAACTATATGTTTCATCAGCTAGCATCATAGAAATGAAGGGACATTGAGGAGCAAAAGAATGCATACCTCCTAATTGACTGGCAACACATGATCATCTTTCTTGGCATCCAGACCACAAATGAAGCAACTAAAGAgcatttggaagaaaaaaagagagcgaAAAAAGATGCAAGAACATACGTCTTTAACTATAATTCCATTGCTGATATGAGGGAACTTTTGAATTATTTCCTCCATAACAGATGCCTTGGCAGCGCAAGAATTGGTCAGGGTCATCCCCAACCAAGGATGACAGACTCCCCTGTGCAGCAATTGAAAATAAGTATTAGGTATACCTCGCCAATCTAAATAGTTGCAAAACCATGCTCAGACCTAATTGCATGTAGAATGAAATTGATAGAGGACCTGTTAgggattttcatttcttttctgttATGAAGGAAAGACATTGATaactagttttatttattttaaaaatctagggTTTATTTGGTGCctctataattattttattttatttatttttatttttgcccccttttctcttctccttcttctcaaTCTCTACCCATAACTCCTCCCTTCTATTACCAATTCTCTTCTCCTTTCTGTTCCACATCCGAAATaaatagcaaataaaaataaaggaacacttaaaattaaagaaacctaaaCCACCATTACGAGCTCGATGATTTTACAAACCCAAGTCAGAGTATCATGGACAAACTATAAATTGCCATGTACTCAAAACAATGATGTGCACCATACCTGTCTCTCTTTAAAAGCTGCAAGCATCTAGAAGCTATGTTGATGGGCAAAAACGCTGCATAGCCATCATCATGAAAAACGATCCCAATGACCTCTCCATCACAATTTATAAGAGGCCCGCCAATATAAACCTAGCATAAAAGCAACATTAGTGTCAAGGATTCTTGCATAGCAAATacattttgcaaaataaattaatatactaattttacAACACACgcgcacacaaaaaaaaaaaaagaagaagaagaagaaggaaagaggGTTTTAAGACATAATCCAACATAATTATCCTACTGGCACGGAAAATACTTCCACTCACCTTCAAATCTCTACCCCTCACTTATTTTACTTGTAAGAAGTAACAAGCCACTGATTATagcttttatcttctttttttggtagtGAAGTTCTTTCTTATAGAGAAGACTTTGGAAAATCCTTTTATGTTGAGATCAATGGTTTTGTTAATTTAGAGTCTCTTGTTTATTGGAATAGGAAATTCACCGAACCAATAAAGTGTGTGAGCTTCTTGTTTTTCTGGTGGGATTATCACAACTAGTATAAAAgccaagtttttaatttttacgaGTAAAAGTGTGTGAGCTT is a genomic window of Populus alba chromosome 18, ASM523922v2, whole genome shotgun sequence containing:
- the LOC140954925 gene encoding putative protease Do-like 14; protein product: MAIRMESRDVRLQGVTEKEIRSPWQRKARPRTGGCVALRSHSFEESFDKRIEENFYLDLPTKLSALKASQSVVSLVSRARRGVKNILVFPCSGTIIGSKLEENGSFTYTILTSANLLITRAASTSEDHPPLAPEPGIKVYVYLSSGDSFEGEIFGFNFHYNIAIIKFKSSSRFPTAILKHIDGSIPLTTKAELQNTSFGLRPHAEPSDLFNLCPGEKVIALGRHYLSHSLMVAPGAFRRGVRRPGVFRPRFSGPGFRDGDCVELLTASCRITVGGTGGPLINCNGEVIGINFDEHSYTSFLPINIASRCLECLEKNGRAPQPWFGVKVTSCNAISANMFEKIIQKFGHITEGVLVEEVIPESPACSSGVLPNDIIIRCGKQAVVSSSEFYGTLLDNTGESMEVIVMRPCLGRDLSLTIKVIDETNPKKYYRWPVPEHTF